In Oncorhynchus clarkii lewisi isolate Uvic-CL-2024 chromosome 2, UVic_Ocla_1.0, whole genome shotgun sequence, one DNA window encodes the following:
- the LOC139382993 gene encoding ladderlectin-like — MAMLTILLLLSAAIVLGEAFDPRASKAGVEEDQQEAGAAESDYPCPRGWTKYESHCFMFVNTAMTWPQAERYCLSHQANLASVHNCGDNYNLQQLVLKNTGQHQTIWIGGVDAVQNKHWFWSDGSKFDYENWEQGEPNCYGGREHCLQMNYGGDKKWNDLNCEEKLPLVCALKTC; from the exons ATGGCGATGTTGACCATCCTTCTGCTTCTCAGCGCTGCCATTGTTCTGGGCGAGGCCTTTGATCCACGTGCCTCAA AGGCTGGGGTGGAGGAGGACCAGCAGGAGGCAGGAGCAGCAGAGAGTGATTATCCATGCCCAAGAGGTTGGACCAAATACGAATCACATTGCTTTATGTTTGTCAACACTGCAATGACATGGCCCCAAGCTGAG CGCTACTGTCTGTCCCATCAAGCAAACCTGGCCTCTGTGCACAACTGTGGGGACAACTATAATTTACAGCAATTGGTGTTGAAAAACACTGGCCAACATCAAACTATCTGGATTGGAGGAGTTGATGCTGTTCAG AACAAACATTGGTTCTGGAGTGACGGCTCCAAATTTGATTACGAGAACTGGGAGCAAGGAGAGCCCAATTGTTATGGTGGCAGGGAGCACTGTCTTCAAATGAACTATGGAG GTGACAAAAAGTGGAACGATTTAAACTGTGAAGAGAAATTGCCCTTGGTGTGCGCACTGAAAACCTGTTAA